The genome window TGTTTAATTATGGTTATTTTTTGCTGCAAATTATAAGGTTTTTTTGAAATATGAATAACTATTTCTGCAAAAAAAGCAAAAGTACACAGAACCAATATTTTTAACTCAAATAAAGGTCGAATTTATGAAAAATGAAGAACAACAAAATCAACCAGCTCCAAAACATGGTCGAATAATATTCCCTCTTCACACAATGGGAAAAGTTTGTGTAGATAAGAAGCTAATAAATGAAGAGTGGAAACTTAACGGATTTGAAACAGGGAAAGGAAGTGATGAGCGTTTTGGAAATGATGTTGCAGGGGAACCGCTACCATTAGATGGGCAT of Rickettsia tillamookensis contains these proteins:
- a CDS encoding chitin-binding protein; translation: MKNEEQQNQPAPKHGRIIFPLHTMGKVCVDKKLINEEWKLNGFETGKGSDERFGNDVAGEPLPLDGHILNGGRTDDTDWVKCYQ